GTCTCCAGGCTCATGCCTGTGTAGGCGAACATGATGAATGCCATCATGAACGAACCGATGATGTTGACCGTGAACGTGGCCCAGGGGAACTGGCTCGAATCTATGAACTGGCCGACTAAGAATCTGAGGACGGCACCGATGGCTCCGCCCAATGCCACAAGCAGGATCTCGGTAGGGGTTATCATATTATCAGGTCAATCCATGGGTTACCCAACGGAAGAGAAGTCGAAAAGTAAGAGTGGTAGCCCCGTCCAGATTCGAACTGAAGTCCCAAGATCCAGAGTCTCGGATGATTGACCACTACACTACGGGGCTGTGTAATCGCCTCAATTCGCTAATGCTTTTAATACTTTTGGATAAGAAAAGAAGGGCCCGAAGGCCCTGTGAATGTGTTTACTGGATGGCCTTCTTGACCTTGGCGAAAATCTCGTCGATCTCACCGATTCCGGGGATGGTGCAGATCTTGCCTGCCTTGGTGTAATAGTCCACCAGGGGCTGGGTCTTCTCGTGGTAGGTCTTCAGCCTGTTCTTGACGGTCTCTGCCTTGTCGTCGTCCCTCTGGTAGAGTTCGGAGCCGCACTTGTCGCACTTGCCCTCGCATTTCGGGGGGTTGTAGACGAGGTGGTAGACTGCCTGGCACTCGGGGTTGGGGCAGGAGCGCCTCTGGGTGAGCCTCTCGATGAGTGCCTCGTCGGCGACGTCGAAGTTGAGTGCGAGGTCGACGTCGAGCTCTTTGTCGAGTGCCTCTGCCTGCTCGACGGTCCTGGGGAATCCGTCGAAGATGATGCCGGGGACCTTTCCGAGGGACTGGATCTTGTCCTTCATGAGTCCGATGATGACGTCGTTGGGGACGAGTGCGCCGGAGTCCATGTAGGTCTTGGCGAGCTTTCCGAGTTCGGTGCCGTTCCTGACTGCCTCACGGAGCATGTCTCCGGTGGAGAGCCTGACGTATCCGAGTTCGGTCTGGAGTTTTTCGCCCTGAGTTCCTTTTCCTGCTCCGGGGGGACCGAGCAGTACGATCATGGATTTCATGCGGAGCCCTAAACCTACATAGATATTAAATTGTCGGGCGGGCGCGCCCGTGCATGGGCGCACGATTAAATGCTAAAAGGAAAATGGACCGTCGATACAAATGGCAATCGACCAGAAGATTATCGACGAATTGGAGAAGGTCGTCGGAAAGGACCGCATCTCCACTGCCCCCGCTGTACTGTACACCTACGGGTTCGATTCTTCGATTTACCACCACGATCCCGATGTGGTCGTGCAGCCCGTGACCACCGAAGAGGTCTCGGAGATCATGAAGATCGCCTACAAGTATGAGATCCCGGTCACCCCCAGGGGTTCCGGTACCGGTCTCTGCGGAGCGGCAGTCCCCATCAACGGCGGAATCGTTGTCGCCATGCAGAAGATGAA
The sequence above is a segment of the methanogenic archaeon ISO4-H5 genome. Coding sequences within it:
- a CDS encoding adenylate kinase Adk1, with the protein product MKSMIVLLGPPGAGKGTQGEKLQTELGYVRLSTGDMLREAVRNGTELGKLAKTYMDSGALVPNDVIIGLMKDKIQSLGKVPGIIFDGFPRTVEQAEALDKELDVDLALNFDVADEALIERLTQRRSCPNPECQAVYHLVYNPPKCEGKCDKCGSELYQRDDDKAETVKNRLKTYHEKTQPLVDYYTKAGKICTIPGIGEIDEIFAKVKKAIQ